One window of Caldisericum exile AZM16c01 genomic DNA carries:
- a CDS encoding MTH1187 family thiamine-binding protein: MAIAEFTVIPAVPEDEIYEIVDEAIKVVIDSGLKYEVSANSTTIEGDLDTLLEVIKKAHIVARDKGSGRVFTVIKIDDKKNGVTIEEKVKKYRK, encoded by the coding sequence ATGGCAATTGCGGAATTTACGGTAATTCCTGCAGTTCCAGAAGACGAGATTTACGAAATTGTTGATGAAGCAATAAAAGTTGTGATTGATTCAGGTTTAAAGTATGAAGTCTCTGCAAATAGCACTACCATTGAAGGTGACCTTGATACGCTGCTTGAAGTGATAAAAAAGGCGCATATCGTTGCAAGAGACAAAGGCTCGGGAAGGGTCTTTACAGTTATAAAAATTGACGATAAGAAAAACGGAGTTACAATCGAAGAGAAGGTAAAGAAATATAGAAAATAA
- a CDS encoding class I SAM-dependent methyltransferase → MDKIHYYDGEIYKRIIDPNLAGLRNEILSCIKNCNKCIDIGSGTGALVIGLGSICKSVIGIDLSSKMIEIASKTKTEMTLTNVDFIHGGIDVLKTFEDGEFDFATFSMSLHEMEESERFLVLNEGLRIAREVIIADYLIKAKTFFSDLGVIFVEFVAGLNHFKNYINFRQHGGIQYLIERTNAKVISRRTYSTIFEIVRLSKY, encoded by the coding sequence ATGGACAAAATTCACTACTATGATGGAGAGATTTACAAAAGGATAATAGATCCGAATTTAGCAGGTCTTAGAAATGAAATTCTTTCGTGCATTAAGAACTGTAATAAATGCATTGATATAGGAAGTGGCACAGGAGCACTTGTGATTGGGTTAGGTTCTATTTGTAAAAGCGTAATTGGCATTGACCTATCTTCAAAAATGATTGAAATTGCTTCAAAAACGAAGACCGAAATGACCCTTACCAATGTGGATTTTATTCATGGTGGCATAGACGTCCTAAAAACTTTTGAGGATGGGGAATTTGACTTTGCAACATTCTCAATGTCTCTTCACGAAATGGAAGAGTCTGAGAGATTTTTGGTTCTTAACGAGGGATTGAGAATTGCAAGAGAAGTTATCATTGCAGATTATTTGATAAAAGCCAAGACATTTTTCTCTGACCTTGGTGTAATTTTTGTTGAATTCGTTGCAGGCTTAAACCACTTTAAAAATTACATTAATTTTAGACAGCATGGTGGCATCCAATATCTAATTGAACGCACTAACGCAAAGGTTATTTCAAGGAGAACTTATTCAACAATTTTTGAAATAGTGCGCCTTTCAAAATACTAA
- the trhA gene encoding PAQR family membrane homeostasis protein TrhA produces the protein MRIKEKTLYKKEEIGNSITHGVGIALSIAGLVLLIIKGVRSNNLTKFFAFLIFGITLTLLYTASTLYHALYINVKSVKLKRLLRLLDHCAIYLLIAGTYTPFSLIAIGGTLGRNIFILIWMLAIIGIIFKIFFVGRYPVLFTSTYLLMGYLVLFAWKILVSNISKGALILLIAGGLTYTLGVIFYAFQSYRYNHFVWHFFVLGGSILHFSAVLLYL, from the coding sequence GTGAGAATCAAGGAGAAGACTCTTTACAAAAAAGAAGAAATAGGCAATAGCATTACACATGGTGTCGGAATAGCCTTGAGCATTGCAGGTCTTGTGCTTCTTATTATAAAGGGTGTAAGGTCCAATAATTTAACAAAGTTTTTTGCATTTTTGATTTTTGGAATAACTTTGACACTTCTTTATACGGCATCCACCCTTTACCATGCGCTTTACATAAACGTTAAAAGCGTAAAGTTGAAAAGACTCTTACGACTTTTAGACCACTGTGCTATATATCTTCTTATTGCAGGCACCTATACACCATTTTCCCTAATTGCAATCGGAGGAACATTAGGAAGGAATATTTTTATTCTTATTTGGATGCTTGCAATAATTGGCATCATCTTTAAAATCTTTTTCGTAGGAAGGTATCCAGTGCTTTTTACCTCTACGTATCTCTTAATGGGATATCTTGTACTCTTTGCTTGGAAAATTCTTGTTTCAAATATCTCAAAAGGTGCGTTAATTCTTCTTATTGCAGGAGGATTGACCTACACACTTGGCGTGATTTTTTATGCCTTTCAGAGTTATAGATATAATCACTTTGTTTGGCACTTTTTTGTCCTTGGTGGAAGCATCTTACACTTTTCTGCGGTTCTCCTTTATCTATAA